One window from the genome of Planctomycetota bacterium encodes:
- a CDS encoding uracil-DNA glycosylase, with amino-acid sequence MPVEERVKQLTVLDQTHVTGCTKCVLHETRTQTVFGEGAPDARLMFIGEGPGQNEDETGRPFVGRAGQLLDKMIDAMGLSRESVFIANVVKCRPPNNRQPTADETAACTPYLLEQVQLVRPEVIVTLGLPASRYMLNSSLSMGKLRGRWHTWRGIQLMPTYHPAYVLRSYNEKTRRTVWGDLQMVMEALGLQLPSSS; translated from the coding sequence TTGCCTGTCGAGGAACGCGTTAAGCAACTGACCGTGCTCGACCAAACTCATGTGACCGGTTGCACCAAATGCGTGCTGCATGAGACGCGTACGCAGACCGTCTTCGGAGAAGGGGCACCCGATGCCCGGCTGATGTTCATCGGTGAAGGGCCGGGCCAAAACGAGGATGAAACCGGTCGTCCGTTCGTCGGTCGGGCCGGGCAGTTGCTCGACAAGATGATCGACGCGATGGGTTTGTCCCGGGAGTCGGTGTTCATCGCCAACGTCGTGAAGTGCCGACCGCCGAACAATCGGCAACCGACCGCCGACGAAACGGCCGCCTGCACACCCTACCTACTCGAACAGGTGCAACTGGTGCGGCCGGAGGTCATCGTCACGCTCGGCCTGCCCGCCTCGCGGTACATGCTCAACAGCAGCCTGTCGATGGGCAAGCTCCGCGGCCGATGGCACACATGGCGAGGCATCCAACTCATGCCGACCTACCACCCGGCATATGTGCTCCGCAGCTACAACGAGAAAACTCGACGCACCGTCTGGGGTGACTTGCAGATGGTGATGGAAGCACTCGGCTTGCAACTGCCGTCGTCTTCGTGA
- a CDS encoding ankyrin repeat domain-containing protein yields the protein MAGSEKTGGFDPNQANALLSAVALGDPDLVRRCIDAGADLDEQEQHWHGGQIYTTPLIRAVLDGHREIVELLLHAGADPNAPGAAYVEELTPMIAACKLGDVEVMQRLLDAGADPHQRTAGLNEHRRQVLHVAAEHGQVGAVRWLLGKNVKPSVKDSEKQTPLHCAAKEGHADVVRVLLEAGADPHAKAYDINKLTPRQAAERWKGLRYSDDRRPAPSKAGLREVIDLLGEAEKATPKRAKKQAKKKAAPVIEQRWKGAAYELPMPTFAEPCPQGAVDLLEEALGVEARTSDEVSNIHYFVAGEDTAKRVVDEQRDAIESLGCRVFIGNGPAGFQIHPDARVMLIPSTDLAEAIGLMQSNGANYEVGPGQVFAALRQLHELRPFVLSTIDYDLIEGRFTGRGGNSRALAKWMYTFCPDIVNQGVGSVAALATALTHGDRLYFWWD from the coding sequence ATGGCGGGTAGCGAGAAAACGGGTGGTTTCGATCCCAACCAAGCGAACGCGTTGCTGTCGGCCGTTGCCCTCGGCGATCCGGATCTCGTGCGACGCTGCATCGATGCCGGGGCCGACTTGGACGAACAGGAACAGCACTGGCATGGTGGCCAGATTTACACGACTCCGTTGATCCGGGCCGTGCTCGACGGCCATCGGGAGATCGTTGAGCTGTTGCTTCACGCTGGGGCCGACCCCAATGCGCCGGGTGCCGCGTACGTCGAAGAGCTCACGCCGATGATCGCGGCTTGCAAGCTTGGCGATGTGGAAGTCATGCAGCGACTCCTCGACGCTGGTGCCGATCCCCATCAGAGAACGGCCGGCTTGAATGAGCACCGTCGGCAAGTGCTGCACGTCGCTGCCGAGCACGGGCAGGTTGGGGCGGTGCGTTGGCTGTTGGGGAAGAACGTGAAGCCGAGCGTGAAGGATTCGGAAAAGCAGACGCCCTTGCACTGTGCTGCGAAGGAGGGTCACGCCGACGTGGTGCGCGTTCTGCTCGAAGCCGGAGCCGATCCGCACGCGAAGGCGTACGACATCAACAAGCTGACGCCGCGACAGGCGGCCGAGCGTTGGAAAGGTTTGCGCTACTCCGACGATCGACGCCCGGCCCCGAGCAAGGCGGGCCTTCGGGAGGTGATTGATCTCCTCGGCGAAGCTGAGAAGGCGACGCCGAAGCGAGCGAAGAAGCAGGCGAAGAAGAAGGCCGCACCGGTGATTGAGCAGCGTTGGAAGGGCGCGGCGTACGAGTTGCCGATGCCGACGTTTGCAGAGCCGTGTCCGCAGGGGGCGGTAGACCTTCTGGAGGAGGCGCTGGGCGTCGAGGCGCGGACGTCCGACGAGGTTTCGAACATCCACTACTTCGTCGCCGGGGAAGACACGGCCAAGCGTGTCGTCGACGAGCAGCGCGACGCGATCGAAAGCCTCGGCTGTCGCGTGTTCATCGGCAACGGCCCGGCGGGATTCCAGATTCATCCAGACGCCCGTGTCATGCTGATCCCCTCGACCGACCTCGCCGAGGCGATCGGGCTGATGCAGTCGAACGGAGCCAACTACGAAGTCGGGCCCGGGCAAGTTTTCGCCGCGCTGCGACAGTTGCACGAGCTTCGGCCGTTTGTCCTATCGACGATCGACTACGACCTGATCGAGGGACGGTTCACCGGACGGGGCGGGAACAGTCGTGCGCTGGCCAAGTGGATGTACACGTTCTGTCCGGACATCGTCAACCAAGGCGTCGGCAGTGTCGCAGCGCTTGCGACAGCGCTCACGCACGGCGATCGGCTGTACTTCTGGTGGGATTGA
- the dnaA gene encoding chromosomal replication initiator protein DnaA: MSAPHASSSAKAGRPLDESTWRRILTQVKIHHPTLNRAWFAQLRPLAIDGGVIAVHCQDIAQLNYLNGKCAEAFSHAAQNVTHRLLSVVFHCDTKPTGGVFDQADEPMPLSPDHTFENFVEGHSNRFAYAAATAVGDAPGTNYNPLFVHGMPGLGKTHLLQAICQAILANRPEARIVYISCEDFITQYINAVEAGQMTGFRHRFRHADVLIIDDIHFLSGKEQTQEEFFHTFNSLWQAKKQIVLSADVAPTEIPDIEERLSSRFNWGIVARIERPHLETRIAIVKKKARMRDIDLGHDVIEYIANRFENNTRELEGAIMTVDGYARSVEQEPTVELARHALGEPPVEQSTSVTIEAINDAVSRYFNVKVQELQGKRRTKSIAWPRQICMFLARRHTRYSYAEIGGFYGGRDHTTVMHGIKKVTAALEAGDDTGKALDQIEGRFVSGK; encoded by the coding sequence ATGTCCGCACCGCACGCGAGCAGTTCCGCCAAGGCAGGTCGTCCGCTCGACGAGTCCACATGGCGTCGCATCCTCACGCAGGTCAAGATTCATCATCCGACGCTGAACCGGGCGTGGTTCGCCCAGCTTCGTCCGCTCGCCATCGACGGCGGGGTGATCGCGGTCCATTGCCAGGACATCGCCCAACTCAACTACCTCAACGGCAAGTGTGCCGAAGCCTTCAGCCACGCGGCACAAAACGTCACGCACCGGCTCCTGTCGGTCGTGTTCCACTGCGACACCAAGCCGACCGGCGGTGTGTTCGATCAGGCCGACGAGCCGATGCCGCTCTCGCCGGACCACACCTTCGAGAACTTCGTCGAAGGCCACAGCAACCGTTTCGCCTACGCTGCCGCGACCGCCGTCGGCGACGCGCCGGGGACCAACTACAACCCGCTGTTCGTCCACGGCATGCCCGGGCTCGGCAAGACGCACCTGCTCCAGGCCATCTGCCAAGCCATCCTCGCCAACCGCCCCGAGGCACGCATCGTGTACATCTCCTGCGAGGACTTCATCACGCAGTACATCAACGCCGTGGAGGCCGGCCAAATGACCGGCTTCCGGCATCGCTTCCGTCACGCGGACGTGCTCATCATCGACGACATTCACTTTCTCTCGGGCAAGGAGCAGACGCAGGAAGAGTTCTTCCACACGTTCAACTCGCTCTGGCAGGCGAAGAAGCAGATCGTCCTCAGCGCCGATGTCGCGCCCACCGAGATCCCCGACATCGAGGAGCGTCTCAGCAGCCGGTTCAACTGGGGCATCGTCGCCCGTATCGAGCGGCCGCACTTGGAGACCCGCATCGCCATCGTGAAGAAAAAGGCGCGGATGCGCGACATTGATCTCGGCCATGACGTGATCGAGTACATCGCCAACCGCTTCGAGAACAACACGCGTGAACTCGAAGGCGCGATCATGACCGTTGACGGCTACGCCCGTTCGGTGGAGCAGGAGCCGACGGTCGAACTTGCCAGGCACGCATTGGGCGAGCCGCCGGTCGAGCAGAGCACGTCGGTGACGATCGAGGCGATCAACGACGCGGTGTCGCGCTACTTCAACGTCAAGGTGCAGGAGCTTCAGGGTAAACGCCGTACCAAGTCGATCGCCTGGCCCCGGCAGATTTGCATGTTCCTGGCTCGCCGACACACCCGCTACAGCTACGCCGAGATCGGCGGTTTCTACGGCGGCCGCGACCACACCACCGTCATGCACGGCATCAAGAAAGTCACCGCCGCCCTTGAAGCCGGCGACGATACCGGCAAGGCGCTCGACCAGATCGAAGGTCGGTTCGTCAGCGGGAAGTAA
- a CDS encoding DHH family phosphoesterase, whose amino-acid sequence MSKFVESCVEMVKEPAKLAERAQKGKPRARKLLKAVEGKKNIIVSCHMHPDPDALGSAAGLTYLLEKRMPDARVRMCVRGQIPGGLNDAFSKHARLDIDKWPESFDDIDAAILCDVQPAFPTNPLPDDVSPVAVVDHHRSRRKNPDSKFCDIRPDIGATASIVFSYFAELDEVIPPDLSAVLLYAIESDLAGSAGTPSELDNLALSTLALTADTRRLYKMRNVALPQEYFAGYAAAMTNAVRYGNCMVSALGPVQTLEKPAVMADFLLRLDGVETVLVTGLHDEDGNGIADRLVLSLRTGGGRSAGELMRKLVRDIGQGGGHKHKAGGFISLDELSDLPKIRARIKRRLLRNLDIGDARGQWLLPDAPPKIDVTGGTATARSAPAMDLEDAV is encoded by the coding sequence ATGTCCAAGTTCGTCGAATCCTGTGTCGAGATGGTGAAAGAGCCGGCCAAGCTGGCCGAGCGTGCGCAGAAGGGAAAGCCCCGTGCCCGCAAACTGCTCAAGGCGGTCGAGGGCAAGAAGAACATCATCGTCAGCTGCCACATGCACCCCGACCCGGACGCGCTCGGCTCGGCGGCGGGGTTGACCTATCTACTCGAAAAACGCATGCCCGATGCCCGCGTCCGCATGTGCGTCCGTGGCCAGATTCCCGGCGGGCTCAATGATGCCTTTTCCAAGCACGCGCGGCTCGACATCGACAAATGGCCCGAGTCGTTCGACGACATCGACGCCGCCATCCTCTGCGACGTCCAGCCGGCATTCCCCACCAACCCCCTGCCGGACGACGTTTCGCCCGTCGCCGTCGTTGACCACCACCGTTCGCGGCGCAAGAACCCCGACTCCAAGTTCTGCGACATCCGCCCGGACATCGGCGCGACCGCGAGCATCGTGTTCAGTTACTTCGCCGAGCTCGACGAGGTGATCCCGCCGGACCTCTCGGCCGTCTTGCTGTACGCGATCGAGTCCGACCTCGCCGGCAGCGCGGGGACGCCGAGCGAGTTGGACAACCTTGCCCTTTCCACGCTCGCGCTCACCGCCGACACGCGCCGGTTGTACAAGATGCGCAACGTCGCGCTGCCCCAGGAGTACTTCGCCGGCTACGCCGCCGCGATGACCAACGCCGTCCGCTACGGCAACTGCATGGTCTCGGCACTCGGCCCGGTGCAAACGCTGGAGAAGCCCGCAGTGATGGCCGACTTCCTGCTCCGACTCGACGGTGTCGAAACCGTCCTAGTCACCGGATTGCATGACGAAGACGGCAACGGCATCGCCGACCGGCTCGTGCTCTCGCTCCGCACCGGCGGCGGCCGGTCGGCCGGCGAACTGATGCGCAAACTCGTCCGTGACATCGGCCAGGGCGGCGGTCACAAGCACAAGGCCGGCGGCTTCATCTCGCTCGACGAACTCTCCGACCTTCCCAAAATCCGCGCCCGCATCAAACGCCGACTGCTCCGCAACCTCGACATCGGCGACGCCCGCGGCCAGTGGCTGCTCCCCGATGCCCCGCCCAAGATCGACGTCACCGGCGGCACCGCCACCGCCCGCAGCGCCCCCGCCATGGACCTCGAAGACGCGGTCTAA
- a CDS encoding deoxyhypusine synthase has product MPPKADILAEPIRHIDVTAHDCRPTVDAMRHMAFTSRDLARAADIYDTMLADRDCAIILCIAGSMVSAGLKKVFTDLIDNHMVDAIVSTGANIVDQDFFEALGFNHYVAPDEYKSGIHDQALRELMIDRIYDTFIDEEQLRVSDDTTKAIFDGLEPRPYTSRELMAVLGKHLDEHGVKGDGRSIIHSAFQRDVPIYIPALNDCSAGFGLVGHQKERRDAGQPYMTHDGGGDFYELSKIKSLNRTTGLFMLGGGVPKNFAQDITVAADYFGQEPTLHKYAIQVTVADVRDGALSSSTLKEACSWGKVDTVHEQMVFSEATLAVPLIAGYAYHQSSWKHREGKRLATQV; this is encoded by the coding sequence CTGCCGCCCAAGGCTGACATTCTCGCCGAGCCCATCCGGCACATCGACGTCACCGCCCACGACTGCCGACCCACCGTCGACGCGATGCGGCACATGGCGTTCACCTCCCGCGACCTCGCCCGGGCTGCCGACATCTACGACACCATGCTCGCCGACCGCGACTGCGCGATCATCCTCTGCATCGCCGGGTCGATGGTCTCGGCCGGGCTCAAGAAGGTCTTCACCGACCTGATCGACAACCACATGGTCGACGCCATCGTCTCCACGGGCGCGAACATCGTCGACCAGGACTTTTTCGAAGCCCTCGGCTTCAACCACTACGTCGCCCCCGACGAGTACAAGTCCGGCATCCACGATCAGGCACTCCGCGAGCTGATGATCGACCGGATCTATGACACGTTCATCGACGAGGAGCAGCTACGCGTCAGCGACGACACGACCAAGGCGATCTTCGATGGACTCGAACCGCGGCCGTATACGAGCCGGGAGCTCATGGCCGTGCTCGGGAAGCACCTCGACGAGCACGGCGTCAAGGGCGACGGCCGCAGCATCATCCACTCGGCTTTCCAGCGTGACGTGCCGATCTACATCCCCGCGCTCAACGACTGCTCGGCCGGCTTTGGTTTGGTTGGGCACCAGAAGGAGCGCCGCGACGCCGGCCAGCCGTACATGACCCACGACGGCGGCGGCGACTTCTACGAACTCTCCAAGATCAAATCGCTCAACCGCACCACCGGCCTGTTCATGCTCGGCGGCGGCGTGCCGAAGAACTTCGCCCAGGACATCACCGTCGCCGCCGATTACTTCGGCCAGGAGCCGACGCTGCACAAGTACGCCATCCAGGTCACCGTCGCCGACGTCCGCGACGGCGCCCTCTCAAGCAGCACGCTTAAGGAAGCGTGTAGCTGGGGCAAGGTCGATACGGTGCACGAGCAGATGGTCTTCAGCGAAGCCACCCTCGCCGTCCCGCTCATCGCCGGCTACGCATACCACCAGAGCAGCTGGAAACACCGCGAAGGCAAACGCCTCGCGACGCAGGTGTGA
- a CDS encoding arsenate reductase ArsC, which translates to MKRYLVLCTGNRCRSQMAHGWLAHLGGAGVHVDSAGTHPKGVHPVAVEVMAEVGVDISKHTSDHVDRYADGEYDAVITVCDSAKEACPVFAGAKRTVHRAFTDPDAEMPVDEQRVLFREIRDEIGAWVRRFLAEERAAAPRPQNG; encoded by the coding sequence ATGAAACGCTACCTCGTGCTTTGCACTGGCAATCGATGTCGCTCGCAGATGGCGCATGGTTGGCTTGCGCATCTGGGCGGGGCGGGTGTCCACGTCGACTCGGCCGGAACGCATCCGAAGGGGGTGCATCCGGTTGCGGTTGAGGTGATGGCCGAGGTCGGTGTCGACATCAGCAAGCACACGTCGGACCACGTCGATCGGTATGCCGACGGTGAGTATGACGCGGTGATTACGGTGTGCGATTCGGCGAAGGAAGCGTGTCCGGTTTTTGCCGGGGCGAAGCGGACGGTGCATCGGGCGTTTACTGATCCGGATGCGGAGATGCCGGTGGATGAGCAGCGGGTGCTGTTTCGGGAGATCCGGGATGAGATCGGGGCGTGGGTGCGCAGGTTTCTGGCGGAGGAGCGGGCGGCTGCGCCGCGGCCGCAAAATGGGTGA
- a CDS encoding valine--tRNA ligase yields the protein MELSKSYDAAATESAVARVWNEENCFHAEPDPSRESFVVVIPPPNVTAALHLGHALNNTIQDILVRRARMRGLNAVWLPGTDHAGIATQSVVEKRVLAEEGKRRTDFERDEFVAKIQAWKDEYEQTILGQLKAMGCSCDFDRTAFTMDEQRAKAVREAFFRLFKDGLIYRGKRLVNWDPVTQTALADDEVEMEDIDGSFWYLKYPLVDSDETVTVATTRPETMLGDTAVAVNPKDEKRAHLIGRKVRLPIVDREIPIVGDEYVVIPDPESSDPKAKYASGFLKVTPAHDPNDWDIGQRHDLDVINIMAPDASISDAHGWTPETDAAKAFVGKSREDARTAVVEWFKDNGLLAEVRPYSHAVGHSYRSHVPVEPYLSDQWYVAMQKPIGGESEGNVEGTDIPKNSLAGYALTALSGDQRELPPEAPFGRRSTNQLSFIPDRYAKTYHAWHANLRDWCISRQLWWGHRIPVWTFALELSGIDGVHTAAGIKEGRYRAFERAKVRLEELAAAEGQPGCFVFDFNFLGAKIRVTPRNSEAIGILQRFIAYKRSFAAQEVGKRTQYAEHDADNRPIYHNTHVRETAAEALLALHSFDTIDPDVLDTWFSSALWPISTLGWPDDTAELKAWNPTTVLCTAREIITLWVGRMVMFNRYFRGGDLPFNDVFIHAMIQDGHGQKMSKSLGNGVDPLDIIHSHGADAMRFTLCQMTTHTQDVRMPVDMVDPHTGETFEPKTITNKAGFTVAAPIQEHGGKKMVSSYGLASGEASPTDDMPLARNTSSKFDLGRNFCNKLWNASRFVIGNLDGDASVGELSAVDRWILSRLAKTIDAVNDAAENYRFDRYATAIYDFVWRDYCDWYIEAAKPALRDEATAATTRAVLSTCLDAALRLLSPITPFVTEKLWWALNDVAPSRGIPGMFDLPPSERCMLAAWPTGNTDAIDEEAEATIATLQELATAIRTVRNENNADPRKKYPVTIAGASDAVQANASVIELWATCTVNFGNAPADAAKTTAAGCEVYVEGVIDKAAGAKRKAELERKIKAMQGRLANKGYTDKAPAHLVQQTRDELAAAEAELAALS from the coding sequence ATGGAACTGAGCAAGAGCTACGACGCCGCGGCGACCGAGTCGGCCGTTGCACGGGTCTGGAACGAGGAGAACTGCTTCCACGCGGAGCCGGACCCGAGCCGGGAGTCGTTCGTCGTGGTCATCCCGCCGCCGAACGTCACGGCGGCGCTGCACCTCGGGCACGCGCTCAACAACACGATCCAGGACATCCTCGTCCGCCGGGCGCGCATGCGGGGGCTCAACGCCGTCTGGCTCCCCGGCACCGACCACGCCGGCATCGCCACGCAGTCCGTCGTCGAGAAGCGCGTCCTCGCCGAGGAAGGCAAGCGTCGCACCGACTTCGAACGTGACGAGTTCGTCGCCAAGATCCAGGCGTGGAAGGACGAGTACGAGCAAACCATCCTCGGCCAGCTCAAGGCCATGGGCTGCAGCTGCGACTTCGACCGCACCGCGTTCACGATGGACGAGCAGCGGGCAAAGGCGGTCCGCGAAGCGTTCTTCCGGCTGTTCAAGGACGGCCTGATCTACCGCGGCAAACGGCTCGTCAATTGGGACCCCGTCACCCAAACGGCGCTGGCCGACGACGAGGTCGAGATGGAGGACATCGACGGCAGCTTCTGGTACCTGAAGTACCCCCTCGTCGATTCAGACGAGACGGTGACCGTCGCCACCACCCGCCCTGAAACCATGCTCGGCGACACTGCCGTTGCCGTGAACCCGAAGGACGAGAAGCGCGCCCACCTGATCGGCCGCAAAGTCCGCCTGCCGATCGTCGATCGCGAGATCCCGATCGTCGGCGACGAGTATGTCGTCATCCCCGACCCCGAAAGCAGCGACCCCAAAGCCAAGTACGCCAGCGGCTTCCTGAAAGTCACCCCCGCCCACGACCCCAACGACTGGGACATCGGCCAGCGGCACGACCTCGACGTCATCAACATCATGGCCCCCGACGCGTCGATCTCCGACGCCCACGGCTGGACGCCCGAAACCGACGCCGCGAAGGCGTTCGTCGGCAAGAGCCGCGAGGACGCCCGCACTGCCGTCGTCGAGTGGTTCAAGGACAACGGCCTGCTCGCCGAGGTCCGCCCTTACTCCCACGCCGTCGGCCACAGCTACCGCAGCCACGTCCCCGTCGAGCCGTACCTGAGCGACCAGTGGTACGTCGCCATGCAAAAGCCCATCGGCGGCGAGTCGGAAGGCAACGTGGAAGGCACCGACATTCCGAAGAACAGCCTTGCGGGTTACGCATTGACGGCGTTGAGCGGCGACCAAAGGGAGCTTCCCCCCGAAGCTCCCTTCGGTCGCCGCTCAACCAACCAACTGAGCTTCATCCCTGACCGCTACGCCAAGACCTACCACGCCTGGCACGCCAACCTCCGCGACTGGTGCATCAGCCGACAGCTCTGGTGGGGACATCGGATTCCGGTGTGGACATTTGCTCTTGAACTAAGTGGAATCGATGGCGTTCATACCGCCGCGGGAATCAAGGAGGGAAGATACAGAGCGTTCGAGCGAGCAAAGGTCCGTCTCGAGGAACTCGCAGCAGCAGAAGGGCAACCTGGTTGCTTTGTTTTCGACTTCAACTTTCTGGGCGCGAAGATTCGCGTTACCCCGCGAAACTCCGAAGCGATCGGTATCTTGCAACGGTTCATTGCCTACAAGCGGTCATTTGCTGCGCAGGAGGTGGGCAAGCGAACGCAGTACGCCGAACACGACGCTGACAATCGGCCGATTTACCATAACACGCATGTCAGGGAGACAGCGGCGGAAGCATTACTTGCTCTGCACAGCTTTGACACGATCGACCCCGACGTCCTCGACACCTGGTTCTCCTCCGCCCTCTGGCCGATCTCGACGCTTGGCTGGCCGGACGATACCGCCGAGCTGAAGGCGTGGAACCCCACCACCGTCCTCTGCACCGCGCGTGAGATCATCACGCTTTGGGTCGGGCGGATGGTCATGTTCAACCGCTACTTCCGTGGCGGTGACCTCCCGTTCAATGACGTGTTCATCCACGCGATGATCCAGGACGGGCACGGGCAGAAGATGTCGAAAAGCCTTGGCAATGGCGTCGATCCACTCGACATCATCCATTCGCATGGGGCCGACGCGATGCGTTTCACGCTCTGCCAGATGACCACGCACACGCAGGACGTCCGCATGCCGGTGGACATGGTCGACCCGCACACGGGCGAGACGTTCGAGCCAAAGACAATCACGAACAAGGCCGGCTTCACCGTCGCCGCGCCGATTCAGGAACACGGTGGCAAAAAGATGGTCAGCAGCTACGGCCTCGCGTCCGGCGAGGCGTCGCCGACCGACGACATGCCGCTGGCCCGCAATACCTCCAGCAAGTTCGACCTCGGCCGGAACTTCTGCAATAAGCTGTGGAACGCCTCGCGCTTCGTCATCGGCAACCTCGACGGTGACGCATCGGTCGGTGAGCTCTCCGCCGTCGATCGCTGGATCCTCTCGCGACTTGCCAAGACCATCGACGCGGTCAACGACGCCGCCGAGAACTACCGCTTCGACCGCTACGCGACGGCGATCTACGACTTCGTCTGGCGCGACTACTGCGACTGGTACATCGAGGCGGCGAAGCCGGCGCTGCGTGACGAAGCGACCGCGGCGACGACGCGAGCCGTCCTTTCGACATGCCTCGACGCGGCGTTGCGGCTGCTCAGCCCGATCACGCCGTTCGTTACCGAGAAGCTTTGGTGGGCGCTTAACGATGTCGCCCCGTCACGCGGCATCCCCGGCATGTTCGACCTGCCGCCGAGCGAGCGCTGCATGCTCGCGGCCTGGCCAACCGGCAACACGGACGCCATCGACGAGGAAGCGGAGGCGACCATCGCGACGCTACAGGAACTCGCCACCGCCATCCGCACGGTCCGTAATGAAAACAACGCCGATCCGCGCAAGAAGTATCCCGTGACCATCGCCGGTGCGTCCGACGCGGTGCAAGCCAACGCGTCCGTGATCGAGCTTTGGGCGACTTGCACGGTGAACTTCGGTAACGCCCCCGCCGACGCGGCCAAGACCACCGCGGCCGGCTGCGAGGTGTATGTCGAGGGCGTCATCGACAAAGCCGCCGGCGCGAAACGCAAGGCCGAACTCGAAAGGAAGATCAAGGCGATGCAAGGCAGGTTGGCGAACAAGGGCTACACCGACAAAGCCCCGGCCCACCTCGTCCAACAGACCCGCGACGAACTCGCCGCCGCCGAAGCGGAGCTTGCGGCGCTCTCGTAA